One Glycine soja cultivar W05 chromosome 7, ASM419377v2, whole genome shotgun sequence genomic window, ttttcctaataTTATCTccttgttaaattattttatcttctttattttatatattcaaataccATTATAAATGTGACTCATGTGTGtggtttatatttaaatttcaaaccaTATACTTATAGAGAGacaaacataaatcataaatgaTGTAAGTAAATGTGTTTTATGACatacataaacaaatacaaaaattaataatttaagtacaataaaaatataaatcctaATCTATGCGGCGTCTCTGGCACGGCCTAAGACTTTCATCTGCGGCATCACCTCTAGCTCTCCTTGGACAATGAGTCATGATCTCATGTAAGTTAGTGCCCTCAGTGACCATCCGGAGGTTGATGACCCGCTCCAAATCCTCAACAATCGCTCCTAAATCCTGAGCCATCCCCTGACATCCTTCGCAGTGAACCTGTCACAATCAAAATAACAAAGTCAgtatcacattttaaaaaaaatttaaattatgaaaaactaCAGAAGTTATGCTTACCACTTAATGCGTAGGGAGATCGGTCGCGACTGAAACCTCGGGGATGGGTGGCTCGACAAACTCCTCATGATGAGGGGGAGGCGAATGTCTCAGCGCAGTAGTCTCCTCGGTTCACGTGATGAATGGGTGCGATATCCGAAAAAACCACTCTATGTAGTCTGGCGCCACATGTCCAGGAACTACACAGAGCTCCCCTGAAGGCACCAAATGGTCTGAAAGATGCAGCTACCGGTCATCTATATCATCACCCGTCAAAGAATCACAAACCGACGGCGGAGGGACCGTCTGAAGGTAGCCAAACTGTCGAAGAACCCACTCAGGTCGAACGTACACCATAATCTGACCCCATCTGAGCTGGCCGGTGTACGACGATATCAAGTCAAAGGCCCTGACTCCCCGATGCTCACCATAGGGCATCTAGCACACGTCAGTCACAGTCAGGGCATCCAAACGTCTCCGATACGAGGCTCCCTTGATCCCCGTCATATGAGCCTTACCTGTAAGCCACCTGCAGGCCCGTGGGCTCCCCTCATCATAAGCATCATGAACGACGGATGTATGCATTGTAGGAAAGTGCTCGTATATCCAGCACTACAAACACATAGtcaacatcaataaaaaaaaaagagattgaatgctacttcaatttaaattatcagTGATAATACGTACTTGGAGAAGTGTAATATAACCGCCCAGCTGCCGTGTAGAGGCCTGCGACGCGACATTCAGATGGTCATACATGTGGACTAATGCAGCCGCTCCCCAGGCGAATCCCCCTGCCTGGGCCAAGTCCCTGAAAGCCTTCAGGTGCACGACATGTACATGGGTTGAACTCTTGTTGGCGAAAAGAGTACAACCCACCAAGTGGAGCAGATACGTGCGGGCTGCTACAACCCATCGTCTGGCCCTGCACTGGCTCTCATACAAGTCCCGAAGCCACCCCAACCGGACATGAGGCTCACTAGCCTGTCGGGTCTCAAATGTAGCCTCCTCATGACTGACCTCAAGAAGCTCCGTCAGTAGACCAATCGAGTCTGAAGTAACAAGCGGCTCGAACGTATGTAGCGCGCCAGTGATGGGAAGGTGTAAGAGTGACACCACGTCATCCAACGTGATCGTCAACTCGCCTACTAGCAGGTGGAACATGCTAGTCTCGCGATGCCACCTCTCGAAAAAggcggatataagtccaggatcaGTGGTGATAACAAAACACCTGATCAGTGGACTCAATCCGGTGCCAACAATCAACCCTTCGATCTCAAGCGCTGATCTCCCAATTTTATCTACTTTTCTACCGTGGGAGACCAACTTCAGATCAGGTCGCTCCTAAATTgaataacaatttataataacgtgtatataaaaaacaatccaactacaaataatttttatgtaattagtcAACATTAAAAACTACGTACCTATCCACTCCAGATGTTGTGTGCGACATGCTCAGCAAAATCGGTCAAAATCGATGGGTCGCGTGGTCCACCGGGGAATCCCTCATCTGCAGCAGGTGACCCCAAGCTCCCATCAGTAGCCACTTCCTCTGTCTGAACAGCATCGGCGGCGCCTGTCATCTCTGGGGTGGCATTAGACACATGAGGAACATCCTCATGCAACTGAGGCACATACTCAGGTCTCTCAGTGACGTCCTCATGCAAACGAACCCGTTGCCTACGTGCTGAAGCAGTAGGCTTGCGACGCCGAGGAACATCAGCCTCATGCGCATCCTCACTAATGcctctgtagaagcaaagcttcatggtgaatgtgattcaaaggtgttttgatgataataatgatgacaacaaaagatgatgacaaaggtgatgaacaaaaagctcaaagatcaaataacaactcaagtgaatcaaataacatctcaagtgaatcaagaacaagtcaagagttcaagaaaagaatcaagaagaattcaagactcaagaagaaagcctagaatcaagaatcaagattcaaggttcaaagatctcaagaatcaagatcaagattcaagactcaagattcaagaataaagaaaagactcaatcaatataagtattaaaaagtttttcaaaactttgaatagcacatgagtttttgacaaaaccttttaccaaaga contains:
- the LOC114420370 gene encoding protein MAIN-LIKE 2-like codes for the protein MKLCFYRGISEDAHEADVPRRRKPTASARRQRVRLHEDVTERPEYVPQLHEDVPHVSNATPEMTGAADAVQTEEVATDGSLGSPAADEGFPGGPRDPSILTDFAEHERPDLKLVSHGRKVDKIGRSALEIEGLIVGTGLSPLIRCFVITTDPGLISAFFERWHRETSMFHLLVGELTITLDDVVSLLHLPITGALHTFEPLVTSDSIGLLTELLEVSHEEATFETRQASEPHVRLGWLRDLYESQCRARRWVVAARTYLLHLVGCTLFANKSSTHVHVVHLKAFRDLAQAGGFAWGAAALVHMYDHLNVASQASTRQLGGYITLLQCWIYEHFPTMHTSVVHDAYDEGSPRACRWLTGKAHMTGIKGASYRRRLDALTVTDVC